The genomic stretch GGGTGGCAAGAAAAGCTTTTTCCCCTCCCTGTAATGTGTGTAATCTGTGTTGAGTGCTACTTTTCTCTGTGGCATCCTGTTTGATGTTTTCTACCGTCAGCTTCCATGAAAACAAAGCACGTTGGGCCTGGGGGCAAGATGTCTAAATGTCAGCTGGAACCAACACAAACTAAAGTCACATGGCTGTGACACAGAACTCTGAATGAAAGTATTTGTTAGGAAAGTTTGCAAGgctttgagttgtttttttgtttttttacattagtgctATGAACCAACTGACATGACTAAAGTTGCTCAGATCTTCGCCCCGGCTCACTGATATCAAACATTATGGAGACGCAGTTAAAAATGATGGAGGAAGGCTGTGAGTTTACCTTTGAGAATGTAGTCTGTTAGGAGGGCAGGAACCTTCTCGCTGTCATCCCTCATGGCGTGGAGGACTGGCGTTAAGAAAGcaaattgcattttgaaaacatgaaCATGCATTGAGGCAAAACAAAGATGCCCGTATAAGGACATGGACAGAAAAGATGAGCAGAGACGCCGACCATGCGGCCACTCTTCACCTCAACGCCATACTGGTCGAGCTTCCACTGCGGAGTGGGCGCAGTTACACTTTACAGATTGCCTCATTAAAAGTTGTCAGGTTCCCTCTTAGCGTTGGGAGTCAGCTGGAAAAAACTCTGACACGAGAGAGTTTATAAGGGTGACTCTTGGCCCATGCGCCGCTGCGACAGCACTCACCGTACTCACTTGACACGACTCATCTTTGTAAGCTTGCTATAACATGCAGCGTTGTGACAAAGATTTTCCCCTTGGTGACAATGAAGTCTAAAGACAATCCAAAATATGTCGATGCAAGGTGCTTTCTCCTCTGCCATGGTCTAGTAGGCGGTAAGCTGTCTCGACTCCTGCTACTCTGGGCTGCTGCTGCCATAGAGAGCAGACACTCACTTTAACTGGACGATGTGTTAATTAGAGGCCGATCAATAACCGATAGcagataccgatacaaatatttggttatttaaaaatgtgatattcctatatacattttttttttttttattaaaaatccagcaatgtgtaacaaaacataaactgaTTTCCcttacattagttatttgtagttatttatgagttctcactaaaataatatgataatagaACAGAggaaatatcaaaatatattaaaatgctgatgaataaaatgttaaaaaatacaaaattaagatataaaacttaaagtcctgAACAAAAACacgttaataaaaaaattatcagTGTTGTCAACAGTGATGTTGTAGAGCACCCTCTGGTGGTctaactatgcaacaccaacactcataacatggtttagcgttcgtttttattttattttttaaatttataagCCGATGTAACGGTCAGGCTATGGTAGATGGCCCTCGGTGTACCATCTCTCAAAATGACGGCAGCCTGTAAAATCTTTCGTCATTGTAAAAGAAATTCAGTCAAGGACGGAAAATACAGGGTTAACGTGacccctggtgtgtgtgtgtgagtgtgtgtgtgtgtgtgtgtgtgtgtgtgtgtgtgtgtgactctgtgaGTGTGCACTTACTCTTTGTGAGGATTTGGAGGTCTTCTACCACCGGGGAGCCAGCTTTCTTCTCATAAGGGATTACTGTGGTTAGGTACTGAAAAAGAGAAGATTGTGTAAGACACAGTGAATGAATACTGTTACACATGCAGGTGgaatattttcttcttctattttaaTCTTAAACATGCTGTAAAAGAGTGATAAAATATGATGTCATGAAGGTCAACATATGAACAGATAATAAGCAACAGGCTTGTATGGGACTGGTAGTTGGTTGGAACATTTCAGAGACCTAATGGAGTAAATGTTTAATGATGCAAGCTAAAGAAAGCAACGCTGATGCAACCGTGTCTTCTGGGCTTAAAACAAAGGActaaataataaagacaagtgaCAGACGGAAaataagttataaaaaaaagagaaaagacattaaaatcaaccacaacacaaatctgatgaaaaaaacGACTGAACATATGACAGCAAATGCCAGCAGTAgctgaagagaagaaaacatgcCAGtggtaaaaaaggaaaaaaaaaagaaaaacacagaaatatcGGCAAAGAATGAACATTTGGGTTGAAAGAAAGAGCAGGGGCACCTGTTTGTCCCCTCCTGTGTTGCCAAAAGTTTGACGGAGGCCATTTTGAATGACATTGGAGAGTCCCTCCAGAGTGAGGCGCTAAAAGGAgcgagagaaaggaggagaaacagagagtgAAGAGAGATACGGAGGCTTCTATATtaagggaaagaaggaaaaaaggttTGGCACAAACTCTTGGTGTTGAAGTGAAAGCAGCTCCCCGACACAAACCGTCAGGCCATGCATCTACTTTGAAGCAGTGTGTGTCCGCATGTGTGTCTCCATTTCACTGATCGTCACTATGATCATGCATTCAGGGCAtatgttttcctctttctcttcctcccacGCCGCGCCACCACGTGACTCACCGTGCCTGGTATGTGCGTGCTGGCGGTCCTCTGGCCGTTGGGCCCGCTTGTAGTCATACTTcggattttcttcttcttccgcAGCAGCTCGCGGTGCTCCTTCTGTCTGTTCTGCACGTCGATCAACAGCGAGATGAAGCTGTTCTTCACCTATTTTAAGAcaaattattcatgtttttaggAGCAGGCTtcatttgaacttttttgtttttttcttctttatacATGTAATGCTCTTAGAGAAATCTATTTTTTACCGACCGGTAAAATAACACAGCGACTGTCGTGACGCTGAAAAGCAGATTACATTGTGAAAAAGCTGCCAGTGATTCAGTGACCTCTCACCAGCCTACAGAACGCTGGGAGCACCGCGGTCTGTTCCCACAGAACAACAGATGTTCAGACGGCCGGGGTTTCAGCACATCAAAactaacatttaaaatagtCTTTACAACCAAGCGCTACCGTGGAATTGTTTGGCCAATTATGACTTTGAAGTCGGCCGAGTGCTGTTaataaatttgtcatttttggacTGATTTTCAGATTTTCACAAACCCGGTAGACACAGATGTGGTTGATGTTGTCGCCTTGTTGTAGTAACGTTGAGGCGACACAGTTAAGAAGATAAAAATCAATGTACCTCCTTTTCATAGTCGAGTTCGTCTCGCAGGGCCAGAGCCTGGATCAGCTCCTCGCTGTAGCGGCGGATGGCCGTCTCCACTTCCTCCAGAGTCTCGGTTAGTTCAGACACAGACAGCTGACGCAGCCCTGAGGGGGGTGTGTAGACAGATTAGGAAGTAGTAGTATATTTAAGTTATTGTTGTGTATGCGGTTGTGTGAAAGAACTGTATGTTGGATGAGTGCTCAGCATGACAGCATGGAGGTTTGAAGGTGACTTTTGTGCAGTTTTTTATTAGCTTCCAACACTACCATCAGTTAAATAGCACGTGGTCTCTACAAACAACCTTATCATAACTGCAAAGACACGTATTAAAAGTGGAAGTGATGAGAATTTAAggagaaaatatgtttatacTGTTACAAGTCTGGTGTCTCATTTTACACTACAATCCCTCAGACAGTGAGCAACGAGTTCAGTGAAAATATTGTGTGTAGACTTAATGACACTCATTATGCGCTGTCTAATATGTTAAACACACAACCTATTGTAGTTAATATATGCAGATATCTGAAACAGAATCTAGAGCCTTGAGGCTATAGACCAGCCTAGAGGTAAAAGATTGCATCCGAGCCAAATATATGCTGTTGATTACATCACACGTAGGAACAACGTTATTGCTGTCTGTTTGTATTTGGTATACATTATGTATTGTTCCTGTTCCAGACAGTGCGACCCATTGCGCTTTGTTGAGTTTATGTAACTCTCCTACGACACTAGAGTGTGAGGCAACACTGGAGTCTCACAAGGAAGGGAGCACAAACAGCATTACAAGCTTTAGTCTCTGCTTGAGTAATGTACACAGCCGCAGCGCTACTCACTGTCCTCGTAGCTGGTGTTGGAGCCGGAGTGTTTCAGGGGGTGGAGGTCCTGAGAGAGCATGGACAGGTCAGACTGTGAGGGACTCTCATCGTCCTCTGGGTCTGGAGACTCCTGCATCATCTCCTCTATCTCCTCAATCAcctaaacatacacacacagtactgcttttagatttttacatgatgtgattttttttttttaataggtttAAGTAATTGTGTTTGGAACGGTGtgacagtgttttctgtgttagATTTATTGTCACTGAGATTGAGATTTATTGTCATTGAGAAGTTTGACAATATTAAGGCTGTTCCAGTCTGACATGCATATGTCACCAGAGCGGATGTTTGTATAAGACACATGAAGAGCATCGGGGACGGATCCACTCAAACCAAATGTATGTGTCACTTCATCACACTAGTCTGTTGTGAGTAGTTACATCATTAGATGTTtagtgtcttattgatttttaatgcttatgacttttaactgtttgtacttgtgttttaatgattttgtgtaaagcactttgaattgccctgttgctgaaatgtgctatacaaataaagctgccttgcctagtGATACAACAGTCTCAATTACCTTCACAAGAATGAAACCAGCAAACAGTGAGCAATAAGTTTATTTTTCAAGGTTGCCATTTTGGTTCTACTGAGTTCAGTCTGTTTGTAGTTGGCCGTTGCTGTGAGAACTATTTTGGATGATCATGATATGtataaaaggtaaataaaagctTCCCAGGAAGACACATCCTAATCAGAAcctgtcgtgtgtgtgtgtgtgtgtgtgtgtgtgtgtgtgtgtgtgtgtgtgtgtgtgtgtgtgcgcagtgCAAGAAGCCAAAATCCTGAACATGCTCTCAACATTAAAACGTGCTAAAAAACACACTACTGAACAAACAGGAGGGACTTTAGAGCAATTACTTGGCTAAGCTTAGGCTAGTtggtaaagaagaaaagaaaaagaagcagtttTACCTTTGTCACATATGTTTTAGTGTGAACCAGGAATTTGAAAATGATGTGAGTATGTTGCAGATATGAAAGGCCccaaacaggaaacaaagtAGCTTCCAGTAAAATATCAATCACTTTACTTGCCTCCTCCTTAAGAATCGTAAAAAAGCTCCcagctctgtgtttttataaatgacaGTTTCTAAAACAACCAAGGAGAATGCAACCACGCCACTGTGCGTGGGGAAGCTCACCTGTTCGGCTGTGAAGAGCGGCTCATCGTTGATGCTGGAGACGATGATTGAGTGCATGTCCATCTGCTCCCTGAGCTCCTCGTCGTCAGACAGATCCAGAGATTGGTTATCCAACTTCTGTCCATCGGGGAAGGTGGGGAGGGATTtaagagggagagacagaaagagagatagcgagagagagagtgagacaaaaCTCGGATGAGACAACAAACAGGTGGTTAAGCAGATTGACGGCAGAGGAGCAAACTGCTTCCCTTTGTGTCTTGGCTCTTATTCT from Etheostoma cragini isolate CJK2018 chromosome 18, CSU_Ecrag_1.0, whole genome shotgun sequence encodes the following:
- the si:ch211-57i17.1 gene encoding fasciculation and elongation protein zeta-2 isoform X1, which codes for MAAPLAHFDEDWQDFNEFKPSSASADQLDQLNSNVSDPSSGLDDFSDLDNSFSGEICSFKSMEDLVHDFDEKLTVCFRNYNSTTENIAPIKPITEESYLKHDEVWNALTDNYGNVMAVDWKTSHTRSLHLPTLNITEHEKLDNQSLDLSDDEELREQMDMHSIIVSSINDEPLFTAEQVIEEIEEMMQESPDPEDDESPSQSDLSMLSQDLHPLKHSGSNTSYEDRLRQLSVSELTETLEEVETAIRRYSEELIQALALRDELDYEKEVKNSFISLLIDVQNRQKEHRELLRKKKKIRSMTTSGPNGQRTASTHIPGTRLTLEGLSNVIQNGLRQTFGNTGGDKQYLTTVIPYEKKAGSPVVEDLQILTKILHAMRDDSEKVPALLTDYILKVLCPT
- the si:ch211-57i17.1 gene encoding fasciculation and elongation protein zeta-2 isoform X3; its protein translation is MAAPLAHFDEDWQDFNEFKPSSASADQLDQLNSNVSDPSSGLDDFSDLDNSFSGEICSFKSMEDLVHDFDEKLTVCFRNYNSTTENIAPIKPITEESYLKHDEVWNALTDNYGNVMAVDWKTSHTRSLHLPTLNITEHEKLDNQSLDLSDDEELREQMDMHSIIVSSINDEPLFTAEQVIEEIEEMMQESPDPEDDESPSQSDLSMLSQDLHPLKHSGSNTSYEDRLRQLSVSELTETLEEVETAIRRYSEELIQALALRDELDYEKEVKNSFISLLIDVQNRQKEHRELLRKKKKIRSMTTSGPNGQRTASTHIPGTYLTTVIPYEKKAGSPVVEDLQILTKILHAMRDDSEKVPALLTDYILKVLCPT
- the si:ch211-57i17.1 gene encoding fasciculation and elongation protein zeta-2 isoform X2, with protein sequence MAAPLAHFDEDWQDFNEFKPSSASADQLDQLNSNVSDPSSGLDDFSDLDNSFSGEICSFKSMEDLVHDFDEKLTVCFRNYNSTTENIAPIKPITEESYLKHDEVWNALTDNYGNVMAVDWKTSHTRSLHLPTLNITEHEKLDNQSLDLSDDEELREQMDMHSIIVSSINDEPLFTAEQVIEEIEEMMQESPDPEDDESPSQSDLSMLSQDLHPLKHSGSNTSYEDRLRQLSVSELTETLEEVETAIRRYSEELIQALALRDELDYEKEVKNSFISLLIDVQNRQKEHRELLRKKKKIRSMTTSGPNGQRTASTHIPGTRLTLEGLSNVIQNGLRQTFGNTGGDKQYLTTVIPYEKKAGSPVVEDLQILTKILHAMRDDSEKVPALLTDYILKALV